The Loxodonta africana isolate mLoxAfr1 chromosome 18, mLoxAfr1.hap2, whole genome shotgun sequence genome includes the window AATTAACTACTCCATGCTGTTTGCAAGTAGGAGAAACACCTTCCCGAAGATAAGCATTTGATTTTACAGTGGCTCCTTTCTGGGTCCACAGGGTCATTGCAAGATGATTGCCCACAGCCTCCTTCCTGATGTCCCTGGGCCTGCTGAGCGCAGTGGCTGCAGTGTCCCCACCCTCTGGCCTGGCAATACTCCCAAAAGGAGGATTTTAGGACAGAAATTACATCATGGATTTTGTTTACTGGGGCTTATCTTTCCAGTGACCTGAGTCAAGACAGCCTGTCACCTGGACTCTCGGCAGAGCAAAGCGTGCTGGCTCAGGAGTCAGAATAACCTGGATTCCAATATGCCCAGCTCTTATCACGGCCTGTGTTGTGACCTTGGGCCGGTGACTTAAATTTTCTGGAGTTCCCTctttcttctctgtaaaatagGGGTAATAATAATATGAACCTAAAAGAACTcagaggagaattaaatgaaatgatgcaGGTGGAGTGTTGAGTCTAGACCTGGACCAGAGTAAACCCAATAAATTTAGCTATTAATATCTCTTCTAGGTCAATTTGATCTTACAAAAGATTAttatgattttcctttttttagatacatttttcaaagaaaggtctcttttttaaatgaaatggtTTAGCCTTAAATAAAGCTCTAAGTTAAGGTTGTTTGCAATAAAATTATATCTAGCTTTTAAAGTGTATTTCCTTATACgctctttaaaaatatgaaaaagtttCATATgttagcccattttttaaaaaaaatttaacaaaattatggtttaaaaaaaaaaaataaaaggcctTTGGGATTGCTATACACCAGGGGTCAGTAAACATTTTCTCTAAAGAACCAGATACAAACATTTTAGGCTTTGCTGCCACAAGGTGTTTGTTGCAGTCACTCACACCTGCCACTGCATGGCAAGACCTACCATAGCTGTGCATAAAGAAATGGGCCTGGCTATGTCCAGTAAAACTTGacttatggtgcagtggttaagagctaggctgctagccaaaacgttggcagttcaaatctaccagctgctccttgccctataaggtcactgagttggaatcaacctgatgacaatgggttttttttaatggacgTGGAAATGTGAATTTCGTATCACTTGCATAAATCATGcaatattattcttcttttgatttatcaaccatttaaaaatataaaaaccattcttagctctcaggctgtacaaaaacaggtggtagGTCAGATTTGGTCCATAGGCCTGAATTTGCCAACCTCTGCTCTCCAAGAGGAAAGGTACAAAAAGATGTATGGATGCACCCAGCACGTTATAAAATATATTAGGAAACCACATAGAAATTTAGTTTACAACAATTTCCCATTAAAGAGAATTTTGTTAATCTTGAACTGCATcgaaatgtttcatttttttgatattaAAATAACTTCCTTAAAAGACAATTCCATGATAATACTAAATAACaagattaaaaattttaaataaagttcATGTAGCATGGGAGAGATTTTGAGTGACTGATTGTTCTCCTTTTCCCATGAACAAACCCTGAACAAAATTATTGTACCTTACCAGTAGGTGAATGCTTTAAACATCCtaagtatttaaaaatttaaaacatacatactcatatttttatttctgaaagatgactcatttaaaaattaaatgtcacaatattttcttaatattttaatataaaagtgATAAAtacaatttatatataaatacatacagaaatattaataaaaatatcatAGTTGGTAACTCcgaaacttaaaatattttaccaAAGGTCTGTGGTACACAATAGTTAAACACCATCACTTTGCCTTAAACTCCTTTTCCTTCAACTACAAGTTATTTAAAGACAGAAAGAGTTTAAACAAAACACAATTCCAGCTGTACCTAACAAACTCTTTGCCTATATAATCAAAGCTTTTAAATGGTCATTTTTACCTAGTTTATAATCTCCAAATTATCACAGGAAAGTAACATTCTTTTCATTGATGTATATTTAGTAATACCAGAGAAACTCTTTATTTTAATCTCTGAAAAAATCTTCTCATTTATATGGAATCAAATCAAGACATAGATAAGATAGTTGAAACCTGTCATAGACATTAGAGTTTCCAGTAACAATAAAGTAAAGCATAAAGGGAAAATATGAAAACCATCTTGAATGTATTAAGGACATGGAGATCGCCATTTCAAAAGCCCTGAATACTGGATATAGAGAaagctaaaatatattttatctttattaaaaGGCAAGACATACtcctttaaactatttcttgtaaTAGTACGTTCATACCTGAAGAACTGCACTATATAGTCAAAAAATACTGCAGCTTCACTAAAACGTGAATTTGTACCTTCTCGATATTGTTGGGtggtttttattaaaatatagcaGTTTccctaggggggaaaaaaagagtttgCCAATTGTAATACTTtcattctggggaaaaaaaaatttcctctgAAAATAATAAAGTTCAGTCCCTGGCTGTACgaacattcattcacttattcaaaagaaaacaaattattgtGCTTCTAGAGACTAGTTCTTTTCAGTAGCACAGGCTGAGCTTCTGAGATCTAGGAACTGTCACCAAAATGTTAAGATTCACAAGCAAGTTTCGGTGAACAGAATTGGACCTGCTGATTAGCTCCATTAAATATGTTTGTCCAGAGCGACTGTTACTTAATGGGGCTCTGCGGTTCTGTAACATCTTCTAGTGGCCTCTTTTTCCAACCACAGAGTCACAGATATTTGAATTTATATTTAAACTCAACATCATTCAATGGTGGTAAAATGCCCAAGCCTGCACGAGACTGGTCCAAAGGAGGACATTTAACATGACGCTCCACGAGCTCTAGTTCAAAATAAGAAAGCATCAGCACCAAAAACTGCTTGATTTCATGGACAGCAAACAACCGTCCAGGGCATATCGTGGCTCCTGATCCAAAGGGCATGTAGTAGTAGTTCAGCTTGAGTCCATTACAATAGAAGTTGGTCTTGGCTTTCCCATTTTCATCAAGATACCGATCATATTTAAAAGTCTgcaataaaaatacaaagaaaacaaacccataaGATGATTTTAAAGGAATGCATGTCTTTCTTGACCTGGGAGTGCTGAAGagtaactttatttttaaatctaattCATCATTAATTTAGTAAACACCCCACCATGAATCATAAAGGAATAAGTAACAGGAGTTTAATGAGAACCACTGATGCCCTCTACCCTGTCTGGGAGACTAGCTCTTTGGTTAGGCAGAATTAGGCAGAAGTTTCAGATCAGAAACTAGGTAAGTCAGTATGTTAAACGATATTCTGGACTTGGGAGCAGGTAACttttaagggaaaagaaaagcggCAGCTTTATTATGATTACAGTATAATCTAGCAGAGATTATATGATGGCAAATAgggataaaaatataaaaaaaattcaggccATTATCTACCTTTtccaaaatatatgaatatttgACATAATTAACAGGACAGTCCCTCTGGCCACAATGATCAAATGACTAGTAAATTTCCTCTTCATTTGGATCTGGGTAGACATCACCTGGACACTTTACTCTGAAGAACAACCACTTACCAAAGGGTCTGGATAGATTCCGGGATCTAAGTGGATCAACTGAGGATAAAAAGCTATGAAGTCATCTTTGCGGATGTTGAAGGAACCATCCTGGATGTGCAAAGTGAAATCCTCCTTGGCAGCCCGGATGCTCAGGGAGGCACTGGAGAGCCTCAGAGACTCTTTGATGATGCtatctaaatattttaaaagaaagaaaggaaggtagaaaaggagagaagggggaagaaaaggaagaaagggggagggaaggaaagaaggaagaacaaCATATCAAGTGTTTAAAGACCACATAGTGTACAGTCAGATATACTTCTAATAGCCTAGAACACAGAGAGGAACAGACCATAGAAAGTGGCTGGATAAAAATTTCCCCAACTTTTTTCAGTTATCAGTACACTGTTATCAATTAATTATTCAGTTGTGTTGAAAAGTGTTTTTCAATCTGATAACATGAGCTAAAAGTAATTTTTTGATAAAGGTATAATATTCTTGGTCATCCATGGGAGTTAAAGGCTCATAATTTTATGGAAAAGCAATCATACTTctacaggaaaataataaaattagaaaaatcagTAAATCATTTATGAATGAATTATTCAAAGTTTTTCATTTAATCTCAGGTTAAATATGCTGATAACACATTTATATAAAAGGTTTTTCCAGGTGTTTGACGCAGCTTCAATTCAATGTTTAGAAGAGCCCATTTTATCAATACACTATCTGATATTATATGGTAATGCCCTTCTGCCTGAGCAAAGACAAACTGAATTTTTGGAAAATAAGGTGCCCACACATACAATGTGTGGCATAGCTCACTTACGAAAATAAGCGAGGGAGTTGAATGGTTAACAAAACCTATAACTCGCatgttatttgcacaaaaatacagaCCAGGGACCAAAAGAACTACCCTGTAAATAATACTTCAATATTTGCAGATCTAATGAGAAGATTCAGCTTGATCTTTCAGGTTTCTATCTTTGTAACAACGCTGTTTTTGGTGCTCATCACACGATCATGTATAAATTCACAGAATGTTAGCACTTCACTTTACAAGTGAGAAAAGTAAGGTTCCCAAAAGAGAAGTGATGCACCCAAGGTCTTTCTCTTTAGGGGCAGAGCTGACATGCAGCTTAAGCTTCTTGCCTCCTACTCCATTCCGCTAAGACATTGCCCTTGAAAACAGAGTGGTTTCTCTccattagaaaaaaataacaaaaaattctTTCTTACTATAAAAACactattcttctgtatttctatataatatagaaaagcaaaaagaagaagaataaaataaccAGAGATAACTGAAGCTAATTGTGGCTCCTCGATGGTactttttctccctttattttattaaaatgaataaTACGCTACCATTAACCATAAGTTTAGTGTCAGAGAAGAGTAATAAGGGAGATAGGCTAGGGTAGTGCAAGGTGGAGGATGACAGTGTAGGACTGAGAGTCATACATTAAGGCTGTCATTGGTACCATTTGACTTTGTGCGGTAACTTAACCTCTAAGCACCGGTTCCCTCACTTGTAATAGAGGAACAATGATAGTCCCTGATCATAAGATTGTTGTGAGAATCAAACCAGACAATGCATACTTAGCATAACGCCAAGAGCTTATTAAGGACTGAGCACATGTTGATGAGGGCTGTTAGTAGTGGGTTAGGTGAAATGAAAGGGGAGCATAGCACACCTAGGACTGGCATGTCATTCAGCTGCATTTGATTCAAACAAATGGGACTGCCTTCAGGGATGATTTTCTGACCAGCATTCTCTAACGTTCTATTTACTTCTTCAGTAGCTGCTTTCATTGCTTCAGGGCTCCTATTAAAAgttaagagaaaagaaaaatacacagatttaCTAACATATCTGCAAACAAATGGCCTTTCTGCCCCTTCTTTTAAGTAGGTGgtataccaacgatcatgaaggtggcacaggacctagcaacattttgttctgttatacatatggtCACCATAAGtgattcgacagcaactaacaacagcaatagatACCAGGGAAGGTGGGAAAAGGATATTCTGGTCTACTTTTGACTGTCTTTTATAATTATGTTTGGAGATTGGCAAGAATCATTGCCTTAAACGGCCTTtccttataaaaataaaactgtggCCAGGCTTTTAGAAATATATGATTCTAATAAGGACTGAAGGGTCAAACTGGTTAAATGCATAGTAATTTAGAAGGAAAAATCATGTCTAAGATAAAAATGATAAAGTATCTGGCTGAATTCCAAATGGATAAATTAAATTTACTCTTAAAATTTATACCATGATTTCAGATAGAACAGCTTTCTTTTCCATTTATATTGTAATTTATTGTTACAGCACTTTGAATTGTGAAACAAAGACTACTTCATTTTAGGGCATTAAAGTTTATTGGCGCATCAGAGCCGTGGTAAGGGATCTACATGACATAATTACAATACATTCAGTCTCACTAGTGTTGAACTGAAAAGTAGTTGTGTGACTCTCATAAAGTATGACTTTACCTATATGGTATTAAATTGATCATGTAACCTTCCCATAAATAAGTGAATTTTTTCCAGACAGAGCTATCTCAAGCAATAACTTTGAAAGGCATTTAACATTTGAGACTAACCAGTGATGGGTTTTTATTTCTGAagttaagttttaaaatatttttaatattgaagTCATAAAATTATCTGCCACCAATGGAAATTGCCCATTCTCAATTCTATGGAATGGTAATTTTATGTCTACGTGATACTAAACATCCAATTTAACAGTAATAATTTAATAAACCACTTGAACAACAAATTCCCAAAAGATTAACATTTTGGAAACAAACGATGTTATGTAAAACacggagctgtggtggcacagtggttaagagttatggctgctaaccaaagggtcagcaattcgaatccaccagccacttcttggaaatatGTTATATGCAGTTTTAAAAGGCAAACTCTTGCCAAGTCTCTTATCAATAATAATATGCTATGACTGATCAGGAGATATCATAGTTTGTCAAGTACATAGTCAGACAACGATTACTAACTGAGtgggaataaaaggaaaaaggcTGTGAAGGTGCGAAGGAATAAGGCAGAGGCATTGTGCTGACTGCTGTCCGTAAGGAAGTGATCATGTAAATACATGTTATGATTATGAAGATTGGTCATGGACTTCAGTCAGTGGTCACAAGGACCTGTGCAGGGTAAGAGCCAAGGAGCCGGGCCAGATGGCCTGAGTTGACTCCAGCGCCAGCACAGCCAAGCTCTGTGGCTTCTGGTCCGTTCCTTTTCCCGGGACTGTTCTGCTGCTATAAACCGAGTTTCCCAGTCAGACCTGCTCCCAACCTCGTGGGAATGAATGCCTTGACACAGGTTAATCACTTGCAAGTGTCTTGACGGATGCCATCAAAAGGTACCgcgagcctttttttttttttttaagttaaacgGTGAAATTTCTGCTTTGTACCAAAATGAGCAAATAAGTAAGCTGCTAGTTACCTAATGGTTTGAAACAGGCTCCAGAAAGTCGCCGGAATGGTGTTCGCTTGCGATGCCCAGAGCAGGACGAGATGCGTCTTGGCCTTCTCCGTGTCATCAAAGGTGGAGAGCTGGTCGTTGAGTAGCATGCGCAGGCTGACCAGGTCCGAGACGCCATCCCGCCGGCGGAGGTTCTCGTGCCTCAAGCCCTCGGCCAGCTTCTCCCGGGCGCGGTGAGCGCTCTTGAACATGCGAATGGGCAGGCCGGCTGCCAGGGCCGGAAAGATCTTGTCAAActgcttgaagttgtcaaggttacTTAGCATAAGCGCTCTTTGAGAGTCTTGCCTTGTGAGATCTTTGCCAAAGAGAGTTAAATACCCAGCTTCAAACATCACTCGGTAGCAGAAGGAATACATGCCTTCTTTCACCCAGCCAGCCATCTTTGGTTTGGGAAGGACGGAAGGTCTCAGGACAAGCAGGAGGTTTTCCATCATGGCTTCGGCCAGTGCATTCAAGGCGTCACCCTGCAGGGTTTTGATGAAAGTCTTGTTTATGTTTTCAGTGGTATGTCCATCACCTGGGTCAACACTTCTGTGCCCAAACACCTGCAGCAAATAAAACGTGTgaaaaaagaattaaacagatgcaacactaaTAAATGCCTGAAAGCCAGATACTTTAATAATTCACCACTTATTAAATAAAGGTGAATTGGCTTTCCCATGCACAATTTCATAGTAGTTTACAAGTAAATGGCTAAATTATACCCTTCTTTTGAGGACAAGGTTGAATCCCAGCTCTCCAGCAAAGCTTCTCTGGACTAAGTCCAGTTCTTATCGATTGCACCCTAATTTGGTACCAATTCACAATGTTTTGTATCTTTAGTTCTCCTGTATATTCTTCGTAGATGTGTTTTAACCAGACGTTAAGCAGTTTAGTGGCAGAGACCATGTCTAATATTTCTTTGCAGAAACTCAGCAAATATTGGTCCACTGATTTCTCTGTAGCAGAGCCTCTTCAGTTACATCTATGTGATGCCAAAATACTGGGTCAATTCTTTAACAAAATTAAATGATTGTGTGGCATGAGCAGGGTAGGATAATTATTTAATATCTAAGTTTTTCACTATACCCACCGTGGGGTTGTGTAGACATGGTCGACCTAAGTGAGACTGTGTCTATCTTACTCAGATAGCACAGCACCATCTGGCTCCGTAAGGTACTTAATTTTTAATTTGACCCTCATTAGCTGGTTAAGAAATGACAAATCCATCATGTATCTGTCAAAAGTCTATTTgggacctttttaaaaaaataattagtaCAAAGAGGTGACGTCTAATTTGATTTATTGTATTTCTGAGAATTTCCAAATAAGGGCAATTCTCTTGAACATCTCTctcgtttgttgttgttaggtgccgtggagttggctccaactcatagtgaccctgtgcacaacagaatgcaacacagcccagtcctgcgccatcctcacaattgttatgcttgaacccattgttgcagccactgtgtcaatccacctcattgagggtcttcctcttttctgctgaaaaTTACTAAATAGatctatgtatttttatataaaaaagataGGAGGCAAACAGAATGCTGTGTATATGCAATATGGATTACCTTTGCAGAAGTATTGAAATGAAATTTTCTCCAATCAAAGTGTTTTCCATGACACAACACCTTATGGTATGACAAGGGATTTGTGATGAAATGGACGTATTTTCCCATTAGTTTACAGGTAAAAACATGACCGTGTTTCCTTTGATTTGCTCTGAGGAACTCAAGAGGATTGGCACCAAATTGCAGAGCACAGCCCAGGTATGGAATCAACCCATTCTCCAGAGGTGGTTCACCCATTTGCCTATAAAACACAAATATATGATAGATATGGAAAACTATACGTTTGGTTTCTCATTTACTCTACAGTTTATAGGTGCTTCTTCTGTTGATGCTGCCTTGGTGTTTTACTGAAATAATGAATTATATCAACATAATAACAAGATGGGTCAGGGTAAGTGATGATtaaattcatccatccatccactctacaattattgaatgcctactatgtgctaggcactttcCTGATGATGAAGATACAAAAGTCATCAAGATCAACAAGATTCTCACTCTCAGTGTAAACGTAAAACTGCAGCCTAGTGCTTATATTTTTTCAAAGCATCACTTCCCTAGTAATTCAAAaagtttcatttgatttttttttctctaaagatGATAGAattctgtgtgttgttgttgtttatgtgctgtcaagtcggttccgactcacagggaccctataggacagaatagaactgccccatagggtttccaaggatcggctggtggattcaaactgccgaccttttggttagcagccgagctcttaactactgagccaccagggccccagagtACTGTGT containing:
- the LOC100671887 gene encoding cytochrome P450 7A1, whose protein sequence is MTISLLWGIVVAVCCCLWLILGIRRRQMGEPPLENGLIPYLGCALQFGANPLEFLRANQRKHGHVFTCKLMGKYVHFITNPLSYHKVLCHGKHFDWRKFHFNTSAKVFGHRSVDPGDGHTTENINKTFIKTLQGDALNALAEAMMENLLLVLRPSVLPKPKMAGWVKEGMYSFCYRVMFEAGYLTLFGKDLTRQDSQRALMLSNLDNFKQFDKIFPALAAGLPIRMFKSAHRAREKLAEGLRHENLRRRDGVSDLVSLRMLLNDQLSTFDDTEKAKTHLVLLWASQANTIPATFWSLFQTIRSPEAMKAATEEVNRTLENAGQKIIPEGSPICLNQMQLNDMPVLDSIIKESLRLSSASLSIRAAKEDFTLHIQDGSFNIRKDDFIAFYPQLIHLDPGIYPDPLTFKYDRYLDENGKAKTNFYCNGLKLNYYYMPFGSGATICPGRLFAVHEIKQFLVLMLSYFELELVERHVKCPPLDQSRAGLGILPPLNDVEFKYKFKYL